Proteins from one Pleuronectes platessa chromosome 16, fPlePla1.1, whole genome shotgun sequence genomic window:
- the nme4 gene encoding nucleoside diphosphate kinase, mitochondrial: protein MKVLARCVLQGTTRAFYWRHGETSKELVSRSATALLSGRRSKSSLPDVREQTLIAVKPDGVHRRLVGQIMQRFEQRGFKLVGLKMLQVSEDLLAQHYCHLRTKPFYPSLQDYMTSGPVVAMVWEGHNVIQTSRIMVGHTNPAEAQAGTVRGDFSIHVSRNVVHASDSREGAEREIQLWFQGKELLNWESCDQTFTCEL, encoded by the exons ATGAAAGTGCTGGCGAGGTGCGTTCTTCAGGGAACCACACGAGCGTTTTATTGGAGACATGGAGAAACCAGTAAAGAGCTGGTTTCCAGGTCTGCAACCGCTCTGCTAAGCGGACGCAGGAGCAAATCAA GTTTGCCAGATGTCAGGGAGCAGACCCTCATCGCTGTGAAGCCCGATGGAGTCCACCGACGTCTTGTAGGACAAATAATGCAGCGGTTTGAGCAGCGCGGCTTCAAGCTGGTTGGTCTGAAGATGTTACAG gTGTCTGAGGATCTCCTGGCTCAGCACTACTGTCATCTGAGGACAAAGCCCTTCTACCCCAGTCTGCAAGATTACATGACCTCAGGGCCGGTGGTCGCAATG GTGTGGGAAGGGCACAATGTCATCCAGACCTCACGCATCATGGTGGGCCACACTAACCCAGCGGAGGCCCAGGCCGGCACAGTCAGAGGAGACTTCAGCATTCATGTCAGCAG GAACGTGGTCCATGCCAGTGACTCCCGGGAGGGGGCTGAGAGGGAGATCCAGCTGTGGTTTCAGGGTAAAGAGCTTCTGAACTGGGAAAGCTGTGACCAGACCTTCACCTGTGAGCTGTGA